In one Streptomyces venezuelae genomic region, the following are encoded:
- a CDS encoding acyl-CoA dehydrogenase family protein, which produces MSASARIPLPPFDPADPLGIDDLLDPEDLAIRDTVRTWATDRVLPHIADWYEKGELPGIRQLARELGSLGALGMSLEGYGCAGASAVQYGLACLELEAADSGIRSLVSVQGSLAMYAIHRFGSEEQKQRWLPGMAAGEIIGCFGLTEPDHGSDPASMRTHAKKDGTDWVLSGRKMWITNGSVAGVAVVWAQTEDGIRGFVVPTDAQGFSAPEIKHKWSLRASVTSELVLDEVRLPGDAVLPEVVGLKGPLSCLSHARYGIVWGAMGAARSSFEAAVDYASSREQFGRAIGGFQLTQAKIADMAVELHKGILLAHHLGRRMDAGKLRPEQISFGKLNNAREAIEICRTARTILGANGISLEYPVMRHATNLESVLTYEGTSEMHQLVLGKALTGLDAFR; this is translated from the coding sequence ATGTCCGCAAGCGCCCGCATCCCTCTGCCGCCCTTCGACCCCGCCGACCCCCTCGGCATCGACGACCTCCTCGACCCCGAGGACCTCGCGATCCGGGACACCGTCCGGACCTGGGCCACCGACCGCGTCCTGCCGCACATCGCCGACTGGTACGAGAAGGGTGAGCTGCCCGGTATTCGCCAGCTGGCCCGGGAGCTGGGTTCGCTCGGGGCCCTCGGGATGTCCCTGGAGGGATACGGCTGCGCAGGGGCCAGCGCCGTGCAGTACGGGCTCGCCTGCCTGGAGCTGGAGGCCGCCGACTCCGGCATCCGCTCCCTCGTCTCCGTGCAGGGCTCCCTCGCCATGTACGCCATCCACCGCTTCGGCTCCGAGGAGCAGAAGCAGCGATGGCTGCCGGGCATGGCCGCGGGCGAGATCATCGGCTGCTTCGGCCTGACCGAGCCGGACCACGGCTCCGACCCGGCGTCCATGCGTACGCACGCGAAGAAGGACGGCACCGACTGGGTGCTCAGCGGCCGGAAGATGTGGATCACGAACGGGTCGGTGGCCGGGGTCGCCGTCGTCTGGGCCCAGACCGAGGACGGGATCAGGGGGTTCGTCGTACCGACCGATGCTCAGGGGTTCTCGGCGCCGGAAATCAAGCACAAGTGGTCGCTGCGCGCGAGCGTCACCAGCGAGCTGGTCCTCGACGAGGTGCGGCTGCCCGGGGACGCGGTGCTGCCCGAGGTCGTCGGCCTCAAGGGCCCACTGAGCTGTCTCTCGCACGCGCGCTACGGCATCGTCTGGGGCGCGATGGGCGCGGCCCGGTCCTCCTTCGAGGCCGCCGTCGACTACGCGAGCAGCCGCGAGCAGTTCGGCCGGGCCATCGGCGGTTTCCAGCTCACCCAGGCCAAGATCGCCGACATGGCGGTCGAGCTGCACAAGGGCATCCTGCTCGCCCACCACCTGGGCCGGCGCATGGACGCGGGGAAGCTGCGTCCCGAGCAGATCAGCTTCGGCAAGCTCAACAACGCCCGTGAGGCGATCGAGATCTGCCGCACGGCCAGGACCATCCTGGGCGCCAACGGGATCTCGCTGGAGTACCCCGTCATGCGGCACGCGACGAACCTCGAGTCCGTCCTCACGTACGAGGGCACGTCCGAGATGCATCAGCTGGTACTGGGCAAGGCGCTCACCGGTCTCGACGCGTTCCGGTGA
- a CDS encoding cell division protein SepF produces the protein MGSVRKASAWLGLVDDNNDERYYDDGYEDDRSEGPDQPEAWVTDPRVRVASEKAQEQEHRIGTVTPDSFRDARRIGELFRDGVPVIMNLTSMEPTDAKRVVDFAAGLTFGLRGSIERVATRVFLLTPADTQIVNGEAGSRATDGFFNQS, from the coding sequence ATGGGATCGGTGCGCAAGGCGAGTGCTTGGCTTGGCCTCGTCGACGACAACAACGACGAGCGTTACTACGACGACGGCTACGAAGACGACCGGAGCGAGGGACCCGACCAGCCGGAGGCCTGGGTCACCGACCCGCGTGTGCGGGTGGCGAGCGAGAAGGCCCAGGAGCAGGAACACCGGATCGGGACCGTGACCCCGGACAGCTTCCGGGACGCCCGCCGCATCGGTGAGCTCTTCCGGGACGGCGTCCCGGTCATCATGAACCTGACGTCCATGGAGCCCACCGACGCCAAGCGCGTGGTCGACTTCGCGGCGGGCCTCACCTTCGGCCTGCGCGGTTCGATCGAGCGCGTGGCCACGCGGGTCTTCCTGCTCACGCCTGCCGACACCCAGATCGTCAACGGCGAGGCCGGCAGCCGCGCGACGGACGGCTTCTTCAACCAGAGCTAG
- a CDS encoding DUF5685 family protein, whose amino-acid sequence MFGIVRPCSHRLGEGLKTQWMAHLCGLCLALRGDHGQFARVVTNYDGLIISVLTEAQAERSTGRRRTAGPCPLRGMRTASVAQGEGARLAAAVSLVLASAKVRDHVVDGDGLLARRPVAVAACRVARNWDRAGARTGADVGFDTAVLVDAVERQAGVEALAGPGTSLLAVTEPTESATAAAFAHTAVLAGRPGNAAPLAEAGRLFGRLAHLLDAVEDKEADAASGAWNPLTATGTSLAEARRLADDALHGIRLALRDAEFTDGKLAHRLLAHELGTSIDRAFGTVACGHGGASHEVTAHQGGGFGPPQGGAYGTPPQGGPYGGGNPYGGGNPYGGGASGGPGGFDGPGGVGGGPAFEPQPPKPGKRGFWAGCAVAIGLCCTCKMCCADSYEGPWSRKKREGCCNNCGDCDCGCCGICECCSCCDCGL is encoded by the coding sequence TTGTTCGGAATCGTCAGGCCCTGCAGCCACCGCCTCGGCGAAGGGCTCAAGACCCAGTGGATGGCGCACCTGTGCGGGCTCTGCCTCGCGCTGCGCGGCGACCACGGGCAGTTCGCCCGCGTCGTCACCAACTACGACGGCCTGATCATCTCGGTTCTGACGGAGGCTCAGGCGGAGCGGTCGACCGGCCGGCGGCGCACCGCGGGGCCCTGCCCGCTGCGCGGGATGCGGACTGCCTCCGTCGCGCAGGGGGAGGGGGCGCGGCTCGCCGCCGCCGTCTCGCTGGTGCTCGCGTCGGCGAAGGTCCGTGACCATGTCGTCGACGGTGACGGGCTCCTGGCGCGCAGGCCGGTGGCTGTCGCCGCGTGTCGCGTGGCGCGGAACTGGGACCGGGCGGGCGCCCGGACCGGCGCCGATGTGGGGTTCGACACGGCGGTCCTGGTCGACGCCGTCGAACGGCAGGCCGGCGTCGAGGCCTTGGCGGGCCCCGGCACCTCCCTGCTCGCGGTCACCGAGCCGACGGAGTCCGCGACCGCCGCGGCCTTCGCGCACACCGCCGTGCTCGCCGGGCGGCCCGGCAACGCGGCGCCGCTCGCCGAGGCGGGCCGCCTCTTCGGCAGGCTCGCCCACCTGCTCGACGCCGTCGAGGACAAGGAAGCTGACGCCGCGTCGGGCGCGTGGAACCCGCTCACCGCGACCGGCACGTCCCTGGCCGAGGCGCGCCGCCTCGCCGACGACGCGCTGCACGGCATCAGGCTCGCACTGCGTGACGCCGAGTTCACCGACGGCAAGCTGGCGCACCGGCTGCTCGCGCACGAGCTCGGCACGTCGATCGACCGGGCCTTCGGCACGGTGGCGTGCGGGCACGGGGGCGCCTCGCACGAGGTGACGGCGCATCAGGGCGGGGGCTTCGGGCCGCCGCAGGGGGGTGCGTACGGTACTCCGCCGCAGGGCGGGCCTTACGGCGGCGGGAATCCGTACGGGGGTGGCAACCCGTACGGGGGCGGGGCTTCCGGCGGGCCCGGCGGTTTCGACGGCCCTGGCGGCGTCGGGGGCGGGCCCGCCTTCGAACCGCAGCCGCCGAAGCCCGGCAAGCGCGGCTTCTGGGCGGGGTGTGCCGTCGCCATCGGGCTCTGCTGCACCTGCAAGATGTGCTGCGCCGACTCGTACGAGGGTCCATGGTCCCGCAAGAAGCGCGAGGGCTGCTGCAACAACTGCGGCGACTGCGACTGCGGCTGCTGCGGCATCTGCGAGTGCTGCTCCTGCTGTGACTGCGGGCTGTAG